The DNA window caatttagaatttagaatataataatagtaaataacattaaattaaaaatatttacttttCCTTTCCATAAATCTTTACCCTTATTCCAATTTTAGCCTATAGGTGAGTTTTTGTACAAAGGAAAATAATTTATATGGTTTTAAATTAGTATTAGAGAAGTAAATACTTTACTATCTTTTGCATTTACATTGATTACATTAGGATGTGGCAGAGTGGAAATTCCTCAAAAAGTGACAATAATATATGTGgaattaattatgatatatatacatatatttcctCAAAGTGAAAACTAattattatgatatatatttttatgagtactaaaaaaagaagaagagattCTGTAGAAGAAAATTGAAAGCTTTTAAAAGCTTAgctgtatataataaaaataatctgTATCTGACCTTGCTAAAATTCTGGCTAGATTCATTCCTATTGAAGAAACAATGTttgtatttaataatttatatttatttttaggatAAAGACagtttttttctcttaaattaTAATAGACAAATTACTGTTTATTTAAATGGTTATATGCTAACACTTATGTTATTATCCAAATTCTTACTCTaattctctgttttttttttaatgaaagtaAATACTTTCATTATacagctaaataaaatattattctaAGTGATAATATGAtcaaattataaataagaattacGAGTAAGATAAGACACAACTTTATTTACAGatcataaaacaaaacaaataacaatattaagaATAGATAACAAATTTTTACAAACactaataattaaaccaaatatAAAAAGATATAAAAAGTATTTGGACACAATTTTGAACTACTTaaacaattaacaaactatCAGTTTCAACCATCACATCGGATTAATTCTTCATTTTTATTCCACTTAAAagccttatttaaatttagtctCATCAATAATAGGCTGAACACACCCCAAATTATGCATAGCAAAAGCTTCAAGTAAGAGACCATTCGGCCCCCCAAGCAACAAGAACAACCCCATAAGAGTTTTGAGCTTCGAAAATAGTCCAGTTAACATTAATCTTTGATCTTATTAGTATTTGGTTAATGTTTTTAAGTGTTATTGATTTCttctaaacataaataaataagtatttattgtaaaaaatatttaaattattatgttgagttgatttaattattttagcAGCAAAAACATTGAAATTACTATATTtagtattcattttttttatttggaataaaGTTTAGATTTATTAATGAAGTCACTCAACAAAATAAGAAATGTTCCCTTCATCTTCAGCATTCTTCCAATCCAAATTATTTGTTAAAAGGACAAGTACCTAAATAATTACATTTGTAAgactatataaaaaaagaaaaaaaaaaacgaccTAGCCTCATTAAAACTCATGAGCAAATTCAGTGGGGGAAATCTCATGTTACGAAGAAAAAAAGTgtcaaaataatattatcaatCAATAAGAGTCGGTTTATAAAGAGGCATTGATACAACCGTGTAGACAAACCATCAAACAAAATGATCATTCAAAGAAAGATCTAGTTTTTTCAATGAGTGAGCAACACTATTCACAATCCTAAGAGAATGAGCAAAAGAGAAAATCACTAAAGTAATTACAATAAGTCAAAGTATCTATAATAATGTAGCCTAAATAAAAATGATACACCGAATGATTTTTGAGAGTGTTTAAGATATTGAGACAATCTAATACCACCATAATATGAACATAGCCAAACCAAATGCAAACTCCATTATCATATAAATTGATCATAACTCTGACCATTACAGGAGTCAAGACACCACTAAAAAGTAAAATGATCGTGGCTAAAACACCACCAGAAGAATCTATATCACACCAAAACCCATTCTAACATTTGGAATATTCAAACCAGCAtcacaattaattttaataatccTAGAACTTCACCCATCACTAGCTCTAGAGACTATTGTAATACTTAAGTAACTATGTTATTATTGCTTTTTGCAGTAAAAATACTCATTATAAACAAATTACCACTTAGGCATACATAAGTACCAAACAAATTATTTAGATACtggttatatatataatagtttgattatttttgtcattaaataaataatttggcTACTCAAGAGTTAAAGTTGAAGACCATGGAGAAATGATGCAAAGTCCACAGTGATGCCACAGGAAGAATAGCGACCGGGGAAAGAGCCTTAGGAGCGCGAGGAGTCTTTTGGTTTGCCTCCTAGTAGTTACGGGAAAATGACAAAGCCCACCCCGAAACTCCTTCAGTGTTGAGAAGTTTATGGTGATGAACTCATTGGTTTCGGCGATACAAAATTCGCCACAAGAGAACCAACATAAGTTCCATATCTTCTTTTGCATAAACAACCTCATGTTCTGAAGAAAAGAGTAGAGGTTAGTTTTAGGCAAATAAGAGGAAGGAGTCACAAAACCAACCAATTTCACATTAGACCTAAGGCTAGAAGAATCCCAAAGAGCTTGGAATGAGGTTTCATCTTCAATCCCACAAACTAGACAGGCATGAACTGTGAGAACTTTATGAAGAGCGAGATTATAAGTAGGAAACTAATCTAAGCAAGTTTTCTAAATAGACACTTTAATCTTAGGAGAGATAGAAAGACTCTAAAGATAATTCCACCAAGAAGAGGGACCTGAAGAGGAGTCATATTGCCCCTTTCTTAAAAGTCTAATTACATTCCAGTACCCGCTCTAAACCGTGTACCCACTCGATGAGTTGTAATGCCAAATCAAACAATCATGTTGTTGTTGGGAACGGGGTAGAGCCCAAATCTGGAGAGCTTCATCAATCGAGAAGAGTTCATTAATAAGACCGTCATTCAAATCCCCATTAACGAGTTTAAGATCACTAACCATAGTCACATTCGGTTAGTCACGAAAAGAGTAAAAGAGAGAAGCAAACCtttttgaaatccaaatttaGGACTTAATACTTACGTTGGAGCCATATGAGCCACCGACCGACCACCTTTCACAAAAATTTCCCGACCCTATAAAATGCTCTTCTAAAGAAAAGAGCCTTTGGATGTCCCCTCTACATTTAGAAAATCCCCATTCGAAAAATAAGTATCTTTTATAACTCTCGCAGCAAGAGACTTTGGAACAAAGTAGAGTCTCCAAGCTTGTTTAGCTAACAAGGCTTTATTAAACACAGATATCGCGAAAGCTCGTGTCACCATCCGACTTGTGCCAGCAAAACCTCTCCTAAGTACACCAATGCATTATCATCATCAGCACCCCACCAAAGTCTGGCGCAAAGTCTATATAATTCCTCATTCAATTTCACAGGAAGACAAAAGATTCATTGCATAAGTCACAATATCATGACTGATTTAAGAAACACCTCACGACTTCCAGTAGAAAAAGATTTAGCcttccaccaaaaaaaaaaatttgttccACACCCTATCCTGTATAGACTGAAAAAGGTTGGATCTATTGTGTTCCGCAAAACAAAGGAGCCCCAAATACTTCTCATAATACTTAAGTTTTAcataataatttaagtattttcaatgcaaatatatatattatattcacATTTCATTGTCTATCAGAAttgtcttttcaaaaaaaatatgaaaaaagttGTTCAACAAAATAAGAATACAAAAATAGCATTGTTATATAGGCACGTCGTATGTAACACCATAAGATACTATAGCAATTCTAAAAAAACAAATGATACCAATTAGgggaaaaaaaacaaaagtagttgAAACTAAAATTATTCATCTACAAGGTGGAACATCATTTGAGTTACAATTATGTACAATGAAATTGGACTAAGAAAGGCCAATACTTCTACATCATTGATTGAGAATATTTGCCACAACAACTAAGCCTATCTTTTCTCAGTCACTAACAAATTCAGATTTTTGGGAAGGAAAAAAAATGGATGATTTTCTTACTCCAGTTCAGAAGGTTGATTTTCTGCAATATGCTCCTGGGAGAAGGAGCAATAAGGGTGTCAAAATAAGATATCTTAATGAACAATATGAAGTGATTCACAGAAAATGGAAACAATAAGAAGGGAAAAAAAACAGTTATAACCTCTCGAGGGCGATGCACTTGGGAGAGGGAACTAAGCTGACTGCTTTCCATGTTTGAAAGTAATTGGATTACAGTTTGTAGATGAGGAGCACTGCAAATGTTGTAAATCAAGTAAGAACAATTAGGAATAGAGATATAAGCACTCCAAGTCTGTTACAGTTCTTGGTTTACCATATTCTTTACTGAAAAAGTAGTGTAAATATAAAATGATAAGCACAAATAAAGCATCATCACAACCTTTGCATTGCATTTTCCATATGTACATCCAGGGACGAAATCACCCGAGGCATATGCTCTAACAACTTCATAAACCCAGAGGAAAAGTTGAAATTAGAGACTTAAAATCTTCTTGATTAGTTTAGTCAAGCTAAAATCATTATAATTCTGCTGCCCTACTTACTTGTCCAGTATTCTTAATTGTAGGTGTTTTTGCCAAGAGATTCTTTGGAAGCTTCACCAGTTGGGTCTGCACAAAACATTAGAGTTTTGAGGATTAGCAATTCAAAAGACTTTTAGAAGGGGTCAAACTCAAAATACAGTATCAAAGCTTGCCTTGAATTGTATAATGAGATTTGTTAACTCTTTCAGTCTAATTCAAATATGCTAAAAACTTTGAGTCCTAATATATGAAGCCAATAATTCAAGTATCTAGCATATCAAACTGAGAGGTTCCATTATGTAGCAAGCCTTACagaaatatatatgtaaattttgaTAAACAAAAAGATTATCTCTTCAGGTCATAATAAGAGTTTAATACATGTACCCAGATACATAGAAAAGCTAGCTAACCTAATATTTTACTAATACAATTTCAGTGAATCCTCCTAATAATGGTCTCAGCAAACTTTTCATATCCTCTGTCACAATATAGAAATCTCAATACACTAAAACCTAAGTTTACACTTTCTGTATCCAATTCCAGGATCTTTTCATGTAAAAAAGGTCAATTCAATGAAATtacgaaaatttcaattatCAAGCCATAATTACTTTAATTCATCTTTGAAATTATTGCTTTGAATTACTCAACAACCCATCCAATGTTCTATTTTGTTTTCTGGAAATTAGATTAAATCAATCTATTCTAGACCACTACAACGAGGGTCCCTCCAAcacttataaatatatacataaataagtGGACAAGCAAATAAGAAATGTAATTTGCAGTAAAAATGAGGAATTTGATTTTGAGAGTTGTATGAACTATAAATGAAAATGGTGATGGGTTTGGACCTGGGAAGGAGAAGATGTTTGCATGAGATGGAGGAGATTGGAGGTGGAGAGTATGGCTTGAGAGATCTGATCAGTGACCATTGATTTGGCCGTATTACTTCCTGTAATGCTTCCACTCCCACCTCTACTGCTCGCCATTTTCCTGAAACTATTTCTCTCTCGATTCTCTATAAgctgatatttatttatatacgtTTTAGAAGAAATGAATGATACCTCTTCTTGTGGtttttatataaacaaaaaGTGTAATACtttagttttttaaattttttaatcacataaATAAAGGTAAGTGTTCTATAAttagttttgttttttaattttaaaaacaaaacataaaattgtgtttaataaattatattttatttgttgattttacTTAAGTCGGGTTTGAGTTCAAGTCTTGGTCGAGTTCAGGACTAGATCTCGACCTAGGTCCGAGTCTAGATCCCAAGGTCCAGGTAAAAAtcggagtccaaaatattgattaagaaaaaaattgaaagtaactttacttttctaattaaaaaagtattaccaaatacattcaaattttttttgtttgttctaAAAATTCAGTAAATAATTTGAAGTGACAAAGAAATGTCAAAAGcaaagagaaaatagaaatgcTAAAAGATATTAATAGTGCTTAACATTTTATAGAATTGTCATATAGCTATTAGTATAAATAAGTATGtctcaaaaatttaatttaataattattattaaatatccCTAATTATGATGGTACTAGATATTACTGATGTCTAATATAAATGCTCGGAAACAAAATATTAAGCTTGTAGCGATATTCTAAAATTATCATATATTATTTACgctatgtttgaaagtttaattTTGGTGAGGAAAAAATTGtggagaataattttttttttgtacatttctttttttaccaccaaaattaaacttccaaaaataactttaaaaaaatgGAAAATCTGTACAAAATTcattatgattataataaacaaTGTTAtatatcacaaaaaaaaaaaagttttggatGAATAAACCCTCTTAACTATCGTTTCACTTGTATTTAACTTTTAGCGGTAAAATCTTCTAAACTATTGAACTTTTAGCATATTGAAGGTATCGTCCGGTTAATTGCCACCATGGACTGTTTATAAGTACACTCTTGTACATGTGTTACGTTTAT is part of the Cannabis sativa cultivar Pink pepper isolate KNU-18-1 chromosome 5, ASM2916894v1, whole genome shotgun sequence genome and encodes:
- the LOC115715857 gene encoding tobamovirus multiplication protein 2B; protein product: MASSRGGSGSITGSNTAKSMVTDQISQAILSTSNLLHLMQTSSPSQTQLVKLPKNLLAKTPTIKNTGQLLEHMPRVISSLDVHMENAMQSAPHLQTVIQLLSNMESSQLSSLSQVHRPREEHIAENQPSELE